Proteins co-encoded in one Arachis hypogaea cultivar Tifrunner chromosome 11, arahy.Tifrunner.gnm2.J5K5, whole genome shotgun sequence genomic window:
- the LOC112720804 gene encoding WAT1-related protein At5g47470 has protein sequence MLSETKKPMKKSGRQILKLASFLIKRTLSNVKRMQGERLMEEVAIIGGLIGVQFMAAGNAVLMSFVMSLGLKSLTIVTFMSPATSLLLSPLAFYSERSLWPKKFSFKLILRLILLSLGGTTFQVLMLKGMNLTSPAMGTAMPNVAPGLIFIIAWIFRLEKVNIKSTYSRVKIMGTMLCVVGAFAMSIMQSMSTNAAKGDATLVHYISDPTSVDVVFDKQKILGCIYLLLAISLLSSSLVLQAFIFRDFPAPISMCVITSFLGTFITAAFQFLEDHEIKTGSDVLSARNLIMYFLLEGAVNGVCISFSSWAIKKKGPVLVSMFSPIGTVCSAIFSVVTIGVTISVGSYGGMFIMFTGLYFFLWAKGKEEDIEGSGKQGEYDIEKPLLE, from the exons ATGCTCTCTGAAACGAAGAAGCCTATGAAGAAGAGTGGGAGGCAGATTCTGAAACTTGCCTCGTTTCTTATTAAACGCACTCTCTCCAATGTAAAACGCATGCAG GGTGAAAGATTGATGGAAGAAGTAGCAATCATTGGAGGGTTGATCGGTGTGCAGTTTATGGCGGCAGGGAACGCTGTTTTGATGAGCTTTGTTATGTCTTTGGGACTCAAATCTCTCACCATTGTTACATTCATGTCCCCTGCTACATCTCTTTTGCTCTCCCCTCTTGCCTTCTACTCTGAAAG GAGCCTGTGGCCCAAGAAATTCAGTTTCAAGTTGATTTTGCGGTTGATCTTGCTTTCCTTGGGAGG GACAACATTCCAGGTTTTGATGCTGAAAGGAATGAATCTAACCTCACCAGCAATGGGGACTGCCATGCCAAACGTTGCCCCTGGACTTATCTTCATCATTGCTTGGATCTTTCG GTTGGAAAAAGTGAACATAAAATCGACATATAGTAGAGTAAAAATCATGGGGACAATGCTTTGTGTGGTAGGGGCTTTTGCAATGAGCATAATGCAAAGCATGTCCACCAACGCAGCCAAAGGAGATGCAACATTAGTTCATTATATATCAGATCCAACATCAGTTGATGTTGTCTTTGACAAACAGAAGATATTGGGTTGCATCTATCTTCTACTCGCAATTTCTTTATTGTCAAGTTCCCTAGTCTTGCAG GcttttatttttagagattttccGGCACCCATATCGATGTGCGTGATCACATCCTTTTTGGGCACGTTCATAACAGCAGCATTTCAATTCCTTGAAGATCACGAAATCAAAACTGGTTCGGATGTTCTTAGTGCCCGAAACCTCATCATGTATTTTCTTCTG GAAGGTGCAGTAAATGGAGTGTGCATAAGCTTCAGTAGTTGGGCAATAAAGAAGAAAGGGCCAGTTTTGGTGTCCATGTTCAGCCCCATTGGCACCGTATGCTCTGCCATTTTCTCTGTTGTTACCATAGGAGTTACCATCAGTGTTGGAAG CTATGGGGGAATGTTTATAATGTTCACTGGGCTTTACTTTTTCCTTTGGGctaaagggaaagaagaagacaTTGAAGGCAGTGGCAAACAAGGTGAATATGATATTGAGAAGCCTCTCTTAGAATGA